A portion of the Caloranaerobacter ferrireducens genome contains these proteins:
- a CDS encoding COG2426 family protein gives MLVQTLKVLKDELIVMLVAAAPIFELRGAIPLGIAMGFTPVHSTVLSIIGNLIPVPFLLKLLKPLFDYFGRTKMFGKIVDWIKQRTLKRSKKVEKYSALGLFLLVAIPLPSTGAWTGCVAATLFNIDFKYSFPAIVAGVFTAGLIVFILSNQVVGLM, from the coding sequence ATGTTAGTGCAAACTTTAAAAGTTTTAAAGGATGAACTCATTGTAATGCTTGTTGCTGCTGCACCTATTTTTGAATTAAGAGGAGCGATACCACTTGGAATAGCTATGGGTTTTACACCTGTACATAGTACAGTATTAAGTATTATAGGTAATTTAATACCCGTACCTTTTTTGCTTAAGTTATTGAAACCTTTATTTGATTATTTTGGAAGGACGAAGATGTTTGGTAAAATTGTAGACTGGATTAAGCAAAGGACTTTAAAAAGAAGTAAAAAAGTTGAGAAATATAGTGCTTTAGGGTTATTTCTTTTAGTAGCAATACCATTACCATCTACTGGTGCTTGGACTGGATGTGTAGCAGCGACTTTGTTTAATATAGATTTCAAATATTCTTTTCCAGCAATTGTGGCAGGTGTATTTACAGCCGGATTAATAGTTTTTATTTTAAGTAATCAAGTTGTTGGATTGATGTAG
- a CDS encoding tRNA 2-thiocytidine biosynthesis TtcA family protein, which translates to MRRIVGAIRKAVEEFNLIEDGDRIAVGVSGGKDSLTLLYGLKIFQRFSPVKYELEAITLTLGFEDFDLSKVKEFVKEIDVPYTIKETQIGKIIFDIRKEKNPCSLCARMRRGALHDLMKEKGLNKLALGHHADDAIETLFLSMFYEGRINTFSPKTYMSRKDITVIRPMIYVTEHQIKGAVKKHNLPTVESPCPANRNTKREYVKHLMKNVYKDIPQARDRLITAIKNKEQLNLWF; encoded by the coding sequence ATGAGAAGAATAGTAGGGGCAATAAGAAAAGCAGTAGAAGAATTTAACCTTATAGAAGATGGCGATAGAATTGCCGTTGGAGTTTCAGGCGGAAAAGACAGTTTGACTCTATTATATGGATTAAAGATATTCCAAAGATTTAGTCCAGTAAAATATGAATTAGAAGCTATCACTTTAACTTTGGGTTTTGAAGATTTTGATTTATCTAAAGTAAAAGAATTCGTAAAAGAAATTGATGTCCCATATACTATAAAAGAAACCCAAATAGGTAAAATTATTTTCGATATTAGAAAAGAAAAAAATCCTTGTTCGCTTTGTGCGAGAATGAGAAGAGGAGCCCTGCATGACCTCATGAAAGAAAAAGGTTTAAATAAACTAGCTCTAGGACATCATGCAGACGATGCCATCGAAACATTATTCTTAAGCATGTTTTATGAAGGAAGAATAAATACTTTTTCACCTAAAACTTATATGTCCAGAAAAGATATTACAGTAATCAGACCTATGATATATGTTACAGAACATCAAATAAAAGGAGCTGTTAAAAAACATAACCTACCTACTGTAGAAAGTCCTTGTCCTGCAAATAGAAATACCAAAAGAGAATATGTAAAACATCTTATGAAAAATGTATATAAAGATATTCCTCAAGCAAGAGACAGACTTATTACAGCTATCAAAAATAAAGAACAGTTAAATTTGTGGTTTTAG